One Raphanus sativus cultivar WK10039 unplaced genomic scaffold, ASM80110v3 Scaffold0943, whole genome shotgun sequence DNA segment encodes these proteins:
- the LOC108834376 gene encoding uncharacterized protein LOC108834376: MKKQKYYWFTNKLLKHGSIVYDWITVKVGSGREVRFWTDNWSPVGNIQNFLAPVSANQMGIPSTATLHDLFIRDRWNIRPARSVRQVQMVRKNKQKKTPHYSQMFCGDPAAGSSSSAPGSSIPEIVPESQSQPPPVPPSGAPPPPAAPQAVPDPVAPGYIHPELRVPPTAPFARYTVEDLLAQPGRAGLPVLDPDRPEGTRWFGVDNSVATSVSDIIKGYFSEAHPNWKKTPHHVRNTWFKIYHWSIGVHEDVKREFTAKAKKRLLDTVGNWKEDWIYKGYKDGQPAELTKDVYDGLIRYWELPSSIAISNSCSASRNTKDEHGNGPMLHCTGQKPHARVRLEMAKETGQLPSLKELYERTHKTKAGVFVDPRSEQIYNDVVARIEDRQTQLTQQSPDGIPVVLSTQEVDQIYEEVVPKKKGRTLGIGSVNDVPRATSSYGQRRADEVTELRSELHSTRTQLASTQTELESTRQSFQARMGGVEGFLEVISSGNPQWEELLADMRRRNPVPEPSRTQQQEEELQRRSEDLYRETIHRPGPT; this comes from the exons ATGAAGAAGCAAAAATACTATTGGTTCACCAATAAACTTCTAAAACACGGAAGCATTGTCTACGATTGGATCACTGTGAAGGTTGGCAGCGGGAGAGAAGTTAGATTTTGGACAGATAATTGGTCCCCTGTTGGGAACATTCAGAACTTTTTGGCCCCTGTCTCTGCAAACCAGATGGGCATCCCCTCAACTGCAACGCTTCATGACTTGTTCATCAGGGATCGGTGGAATATAAGACCAGCCCGCTCTGTTAGACAAGTTCAG atggttAGAAAGAACAAGCAGAAGAAAACCCCCCACTACAGTCAGATGTTCTGTGGTGATCCTGCTGCTGGATCATCATCTTCAGCTCCCGGTTCCTCCATTCCGGAGATTGTCCCGGAGTCTCAGTCACAGCCACCACCGGTTCCTCCATCTGGTGCACCACCCCCACCTGCTGCACCTCAGGCGGTTCCAGATCCGGTTGCACCCGGATACATTCATCCGGAGTTGCGGGTGCCGCCGACCGCTCCTTTTGCTCGGTACACGGTTGAGGATCTTCTCGCTCAACCAGGCCGAGCCGGTTTACCGGTTTTAGACCCCGACCGACCAGAGGGGACTCGGTG GTTTGGGGTCGACAATTCTGTCGCTACGAGCGTATCCGATATCATCAAAGGATACTTCTCAGAGGCTCACCCAAACTGGAAAAAGACGCCGCACCACGTTAGAAACACGTGGTTCAAGAT ataccattggtccatcggggttCATGAGGACGTGAAACGGGAGTTCACCGCAAAGGCGAAGAAGCGGTTGTTGGACACCGTAGGCAACTGGAAGGAGGACTGGATCTACAAGGGTTACAAGGACGGGCAACCCGCTGAGCTGACCAAGGATGTCTACGATGGTCTCATCCGTTACTGGGAGCTGCCATCATCCATTGCGATCTCCAACTCCTGCTCCGCCTCTCGTAACACCAAAGACGAGCACGGCAACGGCCCGATGCTTCACTGTACGGGTCAAAAACCCCATGCCCGTGTCCGCTTGGAAATg gccAAAGAGACGGGACAACTCCCGTCTCTTAAAGAGCTTTACGAGAGGACCCACAAGACCAAGGCGGGGGTATTTGTGGATCCgaggtccgagcaaatctacaacgatgtcgttgctcggattgaagaccgccaaacccagctgacccagcaatctcccgatggaataccggtcgtattatccactcaagaagtggatcagatttacgaggag gtcgtccctaagaaaaagggacgtacgttgggaatcggttccgtcaacgatgtcccaagagcgacatcgtcttatggtCAGAGACGAGCCGACGAAGTCACTGAGCTGCGTTCGGAGTTACACTCGACGCGGACTCAGTTGGCGTCGACGCAGACGGAGTTGGAGTCTACGCGCCAATCATTCCAAGCTCGTATGGGTGGAGTGGAGGGATTTCTGGAAGTTATATCTTCTGGAAATCCCCAATGGGAGGAGTTGTTGGCGGATATGCGACGACGGAACC